DNA sequence from the Vicia villosa cultivar HV-30 ecotype Madison, WI linkage group LG3, Vvil1.0, whole genome shotgun sequence genome:
TTTTCATACCTTTAATAGTTTCTTCCTGTAAAATGAACTGTTGGGTTTTCGTTCTTAGTAAAACTTGTTTGTCTTCTTGCAAACATAAATCATGTCAGATTACACTTGTAGGTGAACACTAATAAATGCTTGTATTTTGTGATCTGAAGGCCTATTATCATAGTAAATGCTTGTTACATAGTTGACCCTTCTGCAACCCTATAGTTTGGTTAATTACTTAATTTAGGAATTTGATCTCTTATTGGAAGTCTGAAGTAGTACGCATTCAGTTGTGGTACACATCTATTATGACTATAATATTCACCTGTTCTTCTAAACATAGGAGTTGTTAGTTTTCATCAATGGAAAACGTTGAAAAGGATTTTAAGTCTAAAGAATATGACATATATTAGGAGCTACATAAGTGCATTTGATTTCTGTTAAGAATATAGAAAGTGTGAGTAGTGTGGGGGAAATAgtcccacaaaagtaagaatACTCTTTGCTCGACCCTCTACCGATGGACCCTCTTCCGATTGTTGCGCTTCTAAACTGAAAGTCTCACAAAAGTTAGAATGCTGCTCGCTCGACCCTCTCCTGATTGTTGTGCTTCTCAAAGGAAAgtcccacaaaagtaagaatgttcctcgctcgaccctcccccgattgaCCCTCCCCAATTGTTGCGCTCCTCAAAGGAAAGTTCCACAAAAGCAAGAATGCTCCTCGCTCGGCCCCTTCCCAGATTGTTGCAATCCTCAAAGGAAAGTCCCATAAAATTAAGAATGCTCCTCGCTTGATCCTCCCCCGATTGTTGCGCTCCTCAAAGAAAAGTCTCACTAAAGTAAGAGTGCTCCTccctcgaccctcccccgattgaCCATCCCTCGATTGTTGCAGTCCTCAAACGAATGCACTCTTTAAAAGAAAGTCCCTcaaaagtaagaatgctcctcgcACAACCCCTCCCCCGGTTGTTGCACTCCTCAAAGGAATGCCCCATAAAAGTAAGAATGCTCCGCGCTCGATCCTCCGTCAATTGTCAACAATCACATTAAGAAATATTTGGTTGATGATCCAGCGTTAGTCCCGCCACCGCATCAGACACCACTTCCAAAGCTTCGTATAAAATGGCGGATAATATGTTGGCGTGCTTCTCCGGAGATTGAACAACCTCCATCTTGGCTTCCAAAATCTTGATTTTGATTGATAAAACTTGGCACAGTTGGCACTGTCTAGATTTTGAAGAACCACTGCCCTCTCCGGATTCAGATGGTGAACAACCTTGTGGTACCAGATAATTCAGGCCAtagtaatttaaaatatattgctTAGAAAAAAATGGTTAACTCCTAAAGCCTATTCAATAATTAGCTATCTTCAAATTCAGCTGGTGAACCACTGCCATCTTCAATAAAACAGCATTTTGCATACCTGCAGGGAGCACACTTCCATGCCCTTGTCTTCTATCGTACAAGGGCACACATACCTTCACCACACAAACAACGCCTGAGTTGGTCCTCCCACAAAAAGAATTGGCAACCGAAGTCCCATCTCCGATTTGACAATTTCGGCTTCAATAAGTTCACATAAGAGCTCCTCGCTCGACCCTCCCTCGATTGTTGCGCTGCTCAAAGGAAAgtcccacaaaagtaagaatgctccttGCTCGACCCTCCCTCGATTGTTGCGCTCCTCAAAGGAAAgtcccacaaaagtaagaatgctctTCGCTCGACCGTCCCCCGATTATTGCGCTCCTCAAAGGAAATTCGcacaaaagtaagaatgctcGTCGCTCGACCCTCCCTTGATTGTTGCGCCCCTCAAAGGAAAGTCCCATAAAAGTAAGAACGCTCCTCGCTCGACCCTCTCCCGATTGTTGCGCTGCTCAAGAGAAAGTTTcacaaaagtaagaatgctctTCGCTAGACTCTGCCCTGATTGTTGCGCTCTTCAAAGGAAAGTCCCACAAAACTAAGAATGTTCTTCGCTCGACCGTCCCCCGATTGACCATCTCTCCATTGTTGCACTCCTCCAAGGGAAGTACCCTAAAAATAAGAATGCTCCTTGCTTGACCCTTTCTCCGATTGTTGCGCTCCTCAAAGAAAATtcccacaaaagtaagaatgATCCTCGCTCGGCCCTCCTCTGATTGTTTTGCTGTTCAATGCAAAGTCCCACAATAGTGAGAATGGTCCTCGgtcgaccctcccccgattgtGGCGCTCTTTAAAGGTTAGTTCCACAAAAGCAAGAATGCTCTTCGCTCGATCCTCCCTTGATTGTTGCGCTCCTCAAATGAAAGTCCCATAAAAGTGAGAATGGTCctcgctcgaccctcccccgattgcTGCGCTCTTTAAAGGTAAGTTCTACAAAAGCAAGAATGCTCTTCGCTCGATCCTCCCCTGACTGTTGCGCTCCTAAAACAAAAGTCCCATAAAAGTATGAATGCTCCTCGCTTGACCCCATAACGATTGACCCCTCCTCCCCGGATTGTTGCGCTCCTCAAAGAAATGTCCCTcaaaagtaagaatgctcctcgctcgacccTTCCCCGATTGTTGCGGTCCTCAAAGGAAAgtcccacaaaagtaagaatgTTCTTCGCTTGATCCTCCCCTGATGGTTGCGCTCCTCAAAGGAACGTCCCACAAAAGTAAAaatgctcctcgctcgaccctcccccgattgttGCGATCCTCAAAGGAAAGTCCCACATAAGATAGGATGCTCCTCGatcgaccctcccccgattgttGCGCTCCTCAAAGGAAAGTTccacaaaagtaagaatgctctTCGCTATAGCCTTCCCTGATTGTTGCGTTCTTCACAAGAAAGTCCTAGaaaagtaagaatgctcctcgctTGACCCTTTACCGATTGACCCCCCCTTGATTGTTGCGCTCCTTAAAAGAAAAGTCTcacaaaagtaagaatgctcctcgctcAACCCTCTTCCGATTGTTGCGCTCCTCAAAGAAAAGTTCCAAAAAATAATaatgctcctcgctcgacccTTCATGATTAACCCCCCTTCTATTGTTGCGCTAATCAAAAGTAAGAATGCACCTTGCTCGACCCTCCCCAGATTTACCCTCCCAAATTCTTTCCTCAAAGGAAATTCCCAtaaaagtaagaatgctccttGCTTGACCCTTTCGATTGACCTTCCCTCGATTATTGCGCTCTTCCAAAGAAAgtcccacaaaagtaagaatgcttCTCGCTCGACCTTCCCTAATTGTTGCGCTCCTCAAAGGAAAGTCCCACCAAATTAAGAATGCTCCTCACTCGACCCATCCTCGGATTGTTGCGTTCATCGAAGGAATGTCCTAGAAAAGAGAAAATGCTCCTCGCTCGATCCTCCCTCGATTGTTGCGCTGCTCGAAGAAAAgtcccacaaaagtaagaatgctcctcgctcgaccTTCCCCCGATTGTTGCGCTTGTCAAAGAAAAGTCCCAAAAAGTAATaatgctcctcgctcgacccTCCCCTTATTAATCCTCTCCCGATTGTTGCCCTCCTCAAAGGAAAgtcccacaaaagtaagaatTCTCCTCAGTCGAACCCTCCCTCGATTGTTGCGCTCCTCAAAGAAAGTCCCACAAAAATAAGAATCTTCTCGCTCGATCCCTCACCAGATTGTTGCGCTCCTCAAAGAAAGTTCCTACAAAAGTAAGAATGCTTCTCGCTCGACACCTCACCCGATTGTTGCGCTTCTCAAAGGAAAgtcccacaaaagtaagaatgctcctcgctcgaACCTTTCCTGATTGTTGCGATGCTTTAAAAAAAGTCCATTGaaagtaagaatgctcctcgctcgacccTCCCTCTATTGCTGCGCTCCTCAAAAGAAAGCCCCACAAAAGCAAGAATGCTCCTTGCTCGACCCACCACCGATTGACCCTTCCTCGATTTTCGCGTTAAAgtcccacaaaagtaagaatgctcctcgATTGACCCTCCCCCGATTGTTGCGCTCCTCAAATGAAAGTTCCACAAAATTAATAATGCTCGTCTCTCGACCCTCCCACGACTGTTGCGCTCCTCAAAGAAAAGTCCCACAAGAATAAGAATGCTCCTtgctcgaccctcccccgattgttGCGCTCCTCAAAGGAAAGTCCCACAAAAACAAGAATGCTCCtcactcgaccctcccccgattgttgcgctcctcaaacgaaagtcccacaaaagtaagaatgctcttctctcgaccctcccccgattgttGCATTATTCAAAGGAAAgtcccacaaaagtaagaatgctcctcgctcgacccTCTCCCGATTGAGTCTCCCCTGATTGTTGCGCTACTCAAAGGAAAGTCTCGCAAAAGTAAGAATGCTCTTCGCTCTACCCTCCCTTAATTGTTGCGCTAAAAATTTCTCTAAGTATTCAATATGTGTTCTTTTACAAAAGGACTCTCTTATTTTAAGGATCTCAGGGCTCGGTGCTGCGTCCTCTTTCTTCTTCTCCGTGGATGTTGTTTTCTTTTGCATACACTTTTAGCTCAGCATTTCAGTAAAgactttcacctttttattatctGGTGAATTAGCCTTATCTGTTCAAATCTTGTTGAATCTGTTTTAAAAAAGGGGTTAAGAGCTGGAGAGACTAATTGAAAACTAGGTTATGATGCCAGTATTATTGATTTTCTAGTAGTGAGGTTTTCTTAATTTTTCCTTTGgaagttgaataaaatatttggttataatttgtAACTTTGAGGTGCAAAGATTTGTAAAAAGTGAAGAAGACCCATATGTTAAGGTTCCCAATGGCATTATAGTGCAAGGCTTTTagaatatttatttcattatgtAAAGCTGACTGCTAAAAGTAGTAGGTCTCCTTGTTCAAGGGTTGAATACTTATTTATATAGCTTTTTCCTTATTGAAATGGACTACTAAAATGTTAATCTGCTCATGGAAAAATTAATTTACTAGTTTACTTCAAGACACATCAACTGTACTCGAGTtctgaatattttatattaagatTTACTTTCATTCATTATACTTCAAGATAAATGTATTTGAAAAGATGTGGAAATCTGATTAATTCacatcttttcttttcctttttctattAAGTTCCCTTAATAATTCATGTATTATGgggaaaaaactaaatttttcgATAGGAAACTATCTTTGCAATTGCTAGCACTGtacacactactagaaatacacggtATAGCTCTGATCAAATAGATTTTAACTTTTGCTtcgtgttttttgtttttgttttgtcagGTGTCCGAAATGCATGGAATTGAAGCTTCCTCCTGAAGGTTCTGCATTCTGGTATGTGATTGTGTTCTACTGTTAGTTGTTTGAAGTTCCGTTATTTTGGTTATTGAATCTGTATAGGCAAGTATGAAATGAAATAGCCATGAGGATAGATTCTATATGATCTTTTAGAATATTTAGGAAATATTTGGTATGCTGTAACTGCAGCATAATGCTTGATTTCCTCCAGTGTTGTCGAATAGTGGATATAGTAGTGGCTTTATGGTGCAGCGGATAGGAAAAAACTTCTATTTTTTATGTGATACACAATTTAGTGTAAAGTGTTGCCAAATAGAGGCTATAACATTGTAGGATAGTAGAATTCGAATAGACCGTTATTTTCTGCTATCTGCGACATACAACATAGATATGATCCTGACCAATAGTCTAGTTTTATTGTAGAAAAAAGAAGTTAATAGTGATTGATCTaactaaatatttttaacatattGGTTTAGTTATTAGGGATTAGCATTATGGTGAAAGGGATGACATTGTTGCTCCGAAGGGCACAATATAGAAGGTGAGATTGAGCAATGTTGCATATTGTAACGAGTGAACTACTACTAAATACTTACTGTTACAACTTACAACTGTTGAATTTGAATCACACAAACTTTTATTTCTCACAGtattattttctttcatataTTTGGAATCCATTTTGATATCTTGTAACAGCTCCCAAGAATGTTTTAAATCTTCATGGAGTTCGCACAAATCAGTGCGTCTGAAGGCAAAGCTATCTTCAGGTGGTACACAGAATTCGAACTCACTTGGTGAAGGATGGCTATATTGCGTGAAGAGAGGGCAGGGTCAAACTCCAAAGCTTCCTTACTATGACTGGACTGGGTAAATTTCCAGCATTTCTAAAACCTTTCTCGTTTCAGAACTTAATGGGTCATGTCAAATAAAATCGACCCGCTCTTGCTTCCATGGTTCTAATTTACTCACACTTCATTGCGATTTGCATTTCTTCCATTTTGTCTAAAGAAAAGCAACACACCTCGTCACAATAGCAATCTTCTCCTGGTTCTGCAGCTTGAAATTGATGAAGACTTCTTTTATTTCTTGGCTGATGTTGCAATTACAGAGGTAATTGATATGACatgtgttgttttttttattaattcaatCGTTAGTGTTtatattgattttgttgttgttaaactTGTGGTGTTGAAGTTGAAAAAATGGAGTTGAGGTGCTGTACGATTGTGTTGTGTGCTATCTATACGTCGATCTGGTGACGTAAAGTTTGGCTACTTTGATCTAGTGAATTTGCCGATCTATATGAAAAGTGCGGgtaatatttttcaaattgatATGCATGTGA
Encoded proteins:
- the LOC131661647 gene encoding methionine aminopeptidase 1A-like; this encodes MELKLPPEGSAFCSQECFKSSWSSHKSVRLKAKLSSGGTQNSNSLGEGWLYCVKRGQGQTPKLPYYDWTGKATHLVTIAIFSWFCSLKLMKTSFISWLMLQLQS